Part of the Lytechinus variegatus isolate NC3 chromosome 16, Lvar_3.0, whole genome shotgun sequence genome, TTGAAGCTTGCACTGGAACAAAAACTTAGTAGTGATATTGATGCATGTTTTGTGACATTTGCAGGTAGTACTTTCATCGTTCTTTCTGGTTTTGATGGTTTTTTCATATGTGATTCACATTCAAGGAATATGTTTGGCTTGGTCATTGATAATGGTTTTAGTATTTTACTAAAAACTCGAAGTTGGCAAGGTGTATACAAACATTGTATGAGATTAGCGAGAACAATGGGATGTTCAGAAAACACCGAATACGAAGTAACTGGTATTTGTGTGAAAACATATTCAGGCAAGAATGAAACATTGAACAACCGTGTTCAAATACCTTATACTTCCGATCATCATAATTTGTCATCAAGTAGCCGTGAGACATCAATTGAACATGAAAGTATGAAGGAAACCTTAGATGAATGTAATGTTTCTAAACAATGTTTGAAATCGTTTTCTGATCTTGAAAGACAAAAGGAAATAATAATATGCGATGAAGAAGATATGTCAGATGGGATAGAACAACTAGAAATGTCTATGAACAGAAAACGGAAATTAGATACCTCTGAAATTGACATTAATGATGGTAATTTGGGTAATAATGTAAGTAAAACGAGAAAAAGCAGAAAGGATGATTGTGTCACAACAAGTGGAAATGAATGGGCTTGTAATAATGTTGAAATGAGAAGTAGTGATGAAAAAACTAAAGTGAAACTGATAAACTTAACAGAGACTAAAACAACTAGGAAAAGACGTAAAAAGGGGTATAATCTAATGTTGAAACGTCAAAGAGATTACATGAGGAAAAAACGTGAGATAGCAAATGTAAAGAACAATAAAGGAAATCTATATGTAAAAGGAAAAACTAAGAATGTGTgcaaagggaaaaaaaagagtgtgaatcAGAAGTATCATAACGATTTTGTATGGAAAATTGAGAagatcaataaaatgaaaaaagattATCAATGCAAAAAAGATTACATTCAAAgtcttttgaaggaaaaatacaaacatgatGTTAACTTCAAAGCAAAACAACAATCTGTTATGAGAAATCGTTATCATTCGAATTTTCATTATAAGAAAAGATGTATCAGTaataataaagagaaatatatgatgaatgaaaaatttaaagaagatgtaaaggaaaaaatgaggaatagaatacaagaaaaatacTCTCAAAACCTGTATTTCAAAGACAGACAAAAAgatacaatgaaaaagaaaatgaaaaccaAATATTCTGAGAATCACCATTTCAGACAAAAGCAAAAAgctaaaatgaaaaatagaataaaagaagagtATTCTAAAAATCAGCATTTCAGACAAAAACACAAAGCTCACATGAGATTTAGGTATCACAATGATAAAGGTTATAGAAGAACATTAAAATCTAAGATGAAAACATTATCTGCATCTAagtataaaattaatgaattcaGACAAAAGAAGCTTGGATTGttgaaagataaatataaaagaaTTAAACGGTACAGAGAGAGGGTATTGCGCcgaaatttgaagaaaactttaaaaagatgtgagtatttttcaaaatttgatgatgttttaaaagaatttagagATATTGTGTGTCATGGACCGGAATATGTTTGTGCTGTCTGCtttaaacttctttttaaaaatcaagttaaGAAATGTGCTATTAACAATTATAAACTTCAGATGTATATTAGTACCAAGTACTTGCATGTTTGTGATTCAGGTTGTAAGAAAGAATGTTCAATATATCATTCATCAAGGTCATCACTGTGGATATGTTTCACTTGTCACAGAAAATTACAAAGTGGTACAGTACCTGCTGAAGCTAATATGAATAATTTGGAATTGCAAGAGATTCCAGAAGAACTTGCTCACCTTAACAGTTTAGAACAGCATTTGATAGCATTGAATATtccttttatgaaattattagcgcTCCCTAAAGGTGGTCAAAATGGTATTCATGGTCCTGTTGTGTGTGTCCCTTCAAATACGTATGAAACTGTTAATGTTTTACCTAGATCACAAACTGAAGATCAATTAATCCGTGTCAAACTCAAAAGAAAGTTGTCTTACAAAGGTCATTATGAGtataaatttgtaaacaaatctAAAATTCTGAGAGGATTACAttacttgaaaatgaataacaaatattATGTTAATGTTCATGTGAATGATCAGTGGGAAAATGTGATGAAACCGACTGAAAACGATGATGAAACTGAAGAAGTCATTGAGATCAATAATAAATGCCGATTACGGGAATTTTTAAAGGGACAAGAACAACAATTGCAGAATATCCTGTCACATGATGAAATTGAGGgtgaaattcatcaaaatattgatacaaatacAAAAGATTCAGATAAAAGTGACATTGAAGATGAAGAAGACCGATTTCATGGTAGTCACTTAAATTCATGTCTACAACCTGCTGATATTGGACAAGAAATCCTAGATCAGTATTTTGACGAGATAATATGCTGTGCTCCTTGTGAAGGAAAAACTCCTATACGTCTTTTGCAAGATGAAACAAACGAAGCAAAGTGCTTTCCAGTGTTGTTTCCTCAAGGTCAACCAACATACCATGATAAAAGAGATCAGAAGCTAACATTAGGACGCTATTTGCACAACCGATTGATGCATGTTGATAATAGATTTGCTCAAAATACAGACTACATATTTTATGCGCAATATAGTTATGAAATTCAGCAGGTTTTGTCTCAGGTTTCCATTGCATTAAGACAAAGTCGCAGCAAGAAAGATAATTCATCATCAATTAAGGCTTCAGATTTGAAATGTGCCgagaaaatacaaaacattttaaaatcagaCAGAGGATATAAATTCCTTAAACAGATTCGAGGTACACCTCCTTACTGGCAAAAGACACAGAAAGATATATTGGCAATGGTACGACAACTTGGAAAGCCAACATGGTTTGCATCATTTTCATGTGCAGATATGAGATGGCCAGAAATGATCAACACTTTGTTAAGACAACAGGGAGATAGCAGAAAACCTAGTGAGTTAGATTGGGCTGAAAAATGTAATCTCATTAGATCCAATCCTGTTACAGTTGCTAGGATGTATGATAAAagatttaatacttttttgaaGAAGGTAATTTTGTCACCAGCTGCACCGATTGGTATCATTGATGATTTTGCATTCCGCCACGAAAGCCAAAGTCGAGGTTCAATTCACACGCACATTTTGCTATGGGTGAGACATGCTCCAGAGCTGGGAAAAGACAAAGATGAAGAGGTTGTACAATTTATTGACAAGTACATTTCTTGTTTAAATCCAgataaaaatgaagatgaagaatTGCATGAAATAGTATCTTCAGTTCAGCAACACAGCAAGAAGCATTCAAagtcttgtaaaaaaaaaggaactgTGTGTAGATTTAATTTCCCAAGACCCCCTTCtgaaaaaacattcattattaaAGTTAAAGACAAAGATTCATCAAAACACGAGGAGACATGTAAACCCcccaaaaagaatgaaaatcaaGCAGATGCTAAGAACAGTCGTAAAAGCGATGCAAATGAGTTGTTGAATTCTGTTAAAAATGCTCTGTCTGATGGAACTGAATTTAACAGTGCAAAGCAACTTTTTGACAAACTTGGTATTACTCAAAGTCAATTTCAGAATGCACATAATGAAATTGCATCCCAAGAGAGTATCATCATCAAAAGAAACCCTGCTGATGTATGGATAAATCAATTTAACCCAGATTTATTGAGAGCTTGGAATGCCAATATGGACTTACAGTATGTAACAAATGCATACGCATGTGTTGTTTATATAGTATCTTACATGTCAAAAGCTGAACGAGAAATGGGACTACTTTTGAGTCAAACTCTTTCTGAGATGGCTGATGGAAATAAAAATGCCAAAGATAGTATGAAACAACTTGGTCATGTTTACCTGCAAAATCGTGAAGTATCGGCCCAAGAGAGTGTATTTCGTGTTTGTAGCCTTAAATTGAAGGAATATTCTCGAAAAGTAGAATTCATATCTGTTGGTCCAGACCCAATAAGGATGAGTTTACCATTAAGTGTGATAAAAAGCAGACCagattgtgataatgatgatgatgagaacaTCTGGATGCCCAGCAAAATAGAAAGATACAAAGCCCGTCCCAGAAATGCAACATTTATCAATATGTGCCTTGCTAATTTCTGCTCTCAATATAGAATATTGACCGCATGTCAAAAAATTAATAAGAGAAGTGAACATGTTTTTCCGCTTCAAAATAATTTAGGATATATTCAAAAACGAACGCGTACTAAAGATGCTGTAATAAGGTATCCAAGATTTTCAGTCACTGCTTCACCTGAAAATTATTACATGAGCATACTACAGCTTTTTCTGCCGCATATTGTGGATGAACAGTTGAAACCTCCAGGGTTCAAAAGTTATCAAGAATTTTATGAGACAGGCTATGTGAAATTATCTGGATGTGAAGTTACCAGAGTAAGTTCTGTTGTGTGTGATAATATGaaaaagtttgaagaaaatgcaAATACCATTGATCAGGCTCAAGAACATTTGGAACGTTTTGGCGTACCAGAAGATGCATGGGGCCTTTTATGTCCTGAGAGTGAAGTAAAAAGACTTGAACTTCCTAGTATTAATGTGGATATGGAAGATGATAATCTTGCTATTCCCGATTTAAAAGATTCTCCTAAAGCAGACGTGTGTACGATAGAAATTAGATCGCACAAGATTTCTAACCAAGACAGACATAATATGATACGGTCTTTGAATGAGAAACAAAAGATGGTTTTCTACAAAATAAGACAATGGTGCTTAGATAAAGCAAATGGACAACAGGTTCaaccttttcatatatttatcaCAGGTGGTGCTGGAACTGGAAAGAGTCATTTAGTGAAATGTCTATATTATGAAGCAACCCGTATATTAGCAAGAATTTTACATAATCCTGATGATATTTCAGTGTTGAAAATGGCTCCAACTGGTGTAGCTGCTTACAATATCAATGGTCACACCATTCACAGCATTCTATCCATTCCAATAAATGCTAAAATGCCGTATCAGCCACTtagtgaagaaaaaataagtgCTCTTCGTAATAAGTTAAGTCAATTGCAAATTATAATAATCGATGAGATATCAATGGTAAATCAGAAGTTAATGTATTACATTCACAGTCGTTTGCGACAAATAAAACAATCCCGTGATCAGACTGCTTTTGGTTGTGTATCGGTAATCGCTGTTGGTGACATGTTTCAGTTACCTCCTGTTTGGGGAAACCCATTGTATAAAGATACACCTGAAGGATCACTATGGAATGATAACTTCAAAAAAGTAGAACTTGAACAGGTAATGAGGCAAAAGGATGATACAGTGTTTGCTTTACTTTTAAACAGATTGCGGACGAAAGACTGTAATGACATTATATGTGATGAAGATTTGACAGTGTTAAATTCTTGTGTAACAGGCGAAGAATGTGAAGATGCTCTACATATATATTCTTGCAACAAACAAGTAGATGAATGGAACAAGAAATTgctgaataaaaaatgtgtaaatgttATGTGCATAAAAGCAGAAGACACTGAACGAAATGCTAAAAACGGGAGCAAAATCCGTCAAACACCTGTCACACGATGTAAGAGTCAGTTGCCTAGTTATCTGTGGATTGCTGTAAATGCAAGAGTTATGTTGCTCAAAAACATAGATGTTAGCAAAGGGCTTACCAATGGATGTTTCGGAAATGTAACTGAAATAATTAAGGATCAAACAGATTCCAAAGTAGTTTGTATCAAAGTAAATTTCGACAAAGAAAATGTTGGTATTCACTCTCTTGATAAATGTGAAGAATTTCTAGGTAATAAATATACTAGGAAGCAGTTTCCACTCAAGCTCGCTTATGCATGTACAATCCATAAAGTTCAAGGTTTGACATTGGACAGAGCGGTGGTATCaatgaaaagaacatttcaATCTGGACAGGCATATGTTGGACTAAGTCGAGTGTCTAAGTTATCAGGACTAGTAATAGAAAGTTTTGATCCCAAGAGAATATATTGCAATCCagagataaaagaaagaatgaaagaaatgaaagagtttattgacaaaaatgatactgaaatcattcaacaCAACAATTACACAATGATTTTACACAATATACAAGGATTAAGACAGCATTTTGTGGATCTCAATTCTCAGTATCAATTTTTGAATTCTGAAATCATTTGTTTGACTGAGACAtggattaatgatgatgatacgtTTGATGTTTTTATGGATGATTTTAAATTGTATCATCAACCACGTAGACTTTCATACAATGAATTTGGTACTTCAAGCAAgtttaaaaatcaatcacatGGCGGTGTTGGAATGTACATCAAGAAAGTGAATTCAAGTAGGTTGAATATATCTATAGATAATTTAGAGTTTATTGCAACTCTTATTAGTAGtcatatttctgttgttgttgcAGTTGTATATCGTCCTCCGTCATATAATATAAAGTCATTTTGTCAAAGTCTAGCTAATTTattgaatgaattgaataaaagtggcaCAAAATGTATTATAACAGGTGATTTTAATGAAGATTTATTGAAAGGAACTTCACAGATACATCAGTTAATGTGTACGAATGGTTACACACAGCATGTATTGCATGCTACTACAGAGAATGGAACATTGATAGATCACGTTTATAGTAAAGGAATCGATTCATTGAAAACAGAAGTCATACCAATATATTATAGTTATCATGAAGCAATCAAAGTAAATTTTTAGTAATCATCAGATGAATTAAGTGATTTGTGAATATATGAAGTGAATAACCACTGATTCTTTACCTAGGAGGAGGGAACTTCCATTGACGCGTGGATACCAAGTGCAACTAAAGAAATGCGTAAAAGGATCTTTTGTTGAAGATTTGGCACGTTCAGTACAATTCAAATTATTTCGAATAAAAGCAATACATGTTTCAAGGCTGGAATTAACATGTTTACAGTAAAACGTTCACAAGTCATGGATAAAAGCAAACAATTactatgtacaatgtacatagataataaatgaatttaaatagcaagtgtacataaaaaatcattagatataataacataaacaaaaaaaaatacactattAAAAGTGATGAATATTAGACATTTAAGAATTCAAACATCAACTGGATTGAAATGGAGACGTAGGCCTACGTCGTAATGAAGGTATGAAAATGCTAAAAGAATGAGAATGTCTTTCGCTAAAAAAACTACATGTTTACCGTAAAATTTGGAGGGTATGAAAAAGTCTAAAATTAAGGGTTTACATTTTGCCCCAACATTTAGAGTCCTAGAAGTGGCAGGTGGGCCATAAAACTCAATTTCAATAAAGGTGAAACCGGCAACTGACAaccataaaataataattaaaatatcgcTATACTAGTTTAGGGAGTCAGTTCAGACAGTTATAGCCAAGGGTACCATTTTGTTTCGAATACTCGATAAGGGTACGGTTTCTCAAGTCATTACTTGTCAAGGGattcattttcagaacatggaaaatacttgtttagggtgcttttcgagacatggtcgcacatggtatccactcgtcaatggaagtgccccccccctcccccaaattcttcatttctttttcagtCAAAATGATCGCACACCGTATGCATCATAGGTGAGACTGCTGAGCTGAGCTCTTGGAAATATGAAGGGGTTGAAGAAACAACAACAGATATGTGGATATGGATCAACTTTGTGACGATGAAGCTATGAGAGCAGATTGTTCATAGTAAGTCAACGATGTTTATAGCCATTAAGTTATTAAATAATGTTTTATCTCCAAAAGTTACAGTCTACATTTGTGATGGGGATCATATTTACTGTATTTCTCATTCAATCTTACAGCGTGTCTCCAAGACAATGACATCGACGGTGCTTCGGCGCCAATCGGCAACGACGAATTCCCGCCAATTCAgaagagctgaagaagcgtcccggatcggacgtgaaactgtACTCTGCTTCAACAAGTAAGTCCacatgaatagatttattttttccatcgtTACAGCGTGTATGTTCATATTGATAAATTGGTAGACGAGTACAAAAGAGACAACCTGACCTGTATCATTACACTTTAATTGTTATAGATACACTGGTATTTCCTACATCAGGTTGATATCAGTGCTTTGAATATTTAGTTAGCAGATTAGTATGATGCCTGctaaagtataaaaaatatatgcttCAAATATCATTGGTTAGACATAATTTTGATACAGAATCTTTTTACCTTTTGCCTACTAGAATAGGTTGTCCATATCTTACAGAAGTCAACCAATTCATCCTCTTCTCTGCTGACACTAATTGGTCTCTGAACAAAGTCAATAGGAAATGCATAAACTATATACAGTATTCAATGAATTCATCTGTTTTGTTATTCTGCAGAAGTCACAACATCAAGGTACATTTATAGCAAGATTGATGACTGGATGCTTTCTGCCATATCTCGTGTACTGCTTCAAATAACATCATAAAGACGGTTCGAGGATATATTGTGAAGTGGTTATTTCATTGGAAAAATTGGGTTAATATTGGCAAATTATGTTGTAGCGTTTGAATGAACATCATCATGAAACTGTATCAGTGAGCAAAATCTTAAACAATCTTTATCTTATTATGAAATGGAATACGGTCATACAATTCATACATTTACAGTAATGCTTTCAAATTTGTGTATACTACTTTTTCAAGGTTGCATTGAAGtgtttgaacatttcaaagtgGGTGCTGTGCAACGCTAtattttaagttttatttttatgacctaatttacatattgcactgacaattcatttcaaatattagTTTTAATGTCAAATTTATTGCTACACCAGCACAAACTGTAAATTTCATACTCAAATCTATAAGAAATTACTTTGAAATATTGCAAACACATGACAAAAGGTCTGGATTTATTTTGATGCACAAAAGTTTCAATGGCAGAATAAATGCTGATTGTAGCCCCCGTAACCTCGGACTGTGTCAAAATGGTAAACATGTAAAGGGACTAGAATAAATGCCAAAAACTTGGTTCAGAAGTTACAGTAAATCTGTAAATTCCTGCCTTGTTCAGAAGTTACAGTAAATCTGTAAATTCCTGCCTTAGCATTCTGGATACACACTTGTCTTATGTGAAGATTATCAATCACTCTATGTCTCAGACTGATAAACTGATCCTTGTAAATTTTCTGGAACTTTGTAACTTCTTCGATATTCATGATCTCGTTGAAATTGATTTCATACACTTTGGAACTGCCCCCAATTAGCATATGTCCCTGCACAAAATCTGTAGAAGAGTTTAcagcattttttaaaagtgtttcCATGACAAGCTAAAATTGGTATTTTGGTAGTTTTTTTTCCATGAACCTGCACCATAGACAGTTCTCTCATTCTAAAAATGATTAGGGGTTTAttgtaattttctcttttttggagGGGGTAGGGAGAAGAGAGGTATACGGGATTATCTACGATGGTTATAAAGAAAATGTAGATCATcttttatcaaattgaaaaaggtTTGAAAGTTATAATGAAAACTGTAAGATATGTCTCAACATTTGTGTGCTGTATGACTAAGTTtagtaaatcaaataaaaagttgTATTTAAATCATTGCTTTACAATTGAGTATTGTgtagaaaatgaagaaattatactttcatttccaaagtcatttttttacaatgctACTAGAAATTGACACTTTTCTGAGAATTCTTAACCTTAGAAGCACAGAACTCATGTCTGgagatttgttttttaatgtcttCTATATCAAAGAATTTTGCCATTACTACCACGAGATGTTACACTGCATTCCTAAATACTATCCCTGCTTTGATTTCTTCATATTGAAAATTTATAACTTACATTAAAGTAAACCTTAAGTGTAAATATCTGTACCATTAAAGAAAGTCTTTATCTTATCATGAGATGAAATAAGGTCATACAATAAATGGTTTCAAATTTGTGTGTACTACTTTTTAAAGAGAAGATTGTATGTTGGATCATTTAAAACTTGACGCTGTGCAACTGTAGatattaacttttattttgttgtcatttcattcttttaacttcaaattcttttttttttcgtgcGTAATATTCCTTCAAAATGATACTTTTTCAGTTTAGTTCTTGAATATTGAGTTTTCATTCCTGAATGGCATCATTCTTTTGTAAGATGTTACTTTAATATTGTAAATACATATTTAAACTTATATATCTGCTACATTCCATTTCTGAAGGCATTTcaccattgaaaaaaatgataaaagttaCTGCTTTGAAAAGCTCAACATGTCAAAGTAAATAACATGACTAGCATTAACCCATATGTCTGCAAGATATTGGGACTTACCTTACAGATTTTAATAACAAACTTCACCAACGATTTTATACCCTCAACTCTCATTTCAAGCATATTACTGTAATAGTTATCACAGGGAAGTCTCCATAAATGATTTCTTTGAACTATATTCTTATATATGTGTTACATAACTAATACATATTTGTTTGAAGAATGAATAAGTGGATGGATAGTTGTCAGTATTATCATATTAGACACCAGTCTAAAGTTATATGATTACACGTTGTGTTATATTCAGGTATAAACGTGTTGATATTTGCAGAAATAATGTGTTTATATTTCAGTAAACGAATCTTATACTTACGAAATACTATTTGATACCAGTCTCCATTGGTCATGAAATTATGTGAAAATGTACTCAggataatttattttcaattagtcTAATGTCATTTCGTCCAATAAGGAACTCCTGTACTATCATTCAATCTACCATCAGTATACTGTTTGTCCACTAATAGGATGTAATTGGCTTTTAGTTCACTCACCattttcatctaataaccagttggtctaataaccatttcaTCTTTATATCCTCTGATATAATTGGAGTAGGTGTTAATTAAGCGAAATGAATAACAAGAAAATGGGAGtaagaccaactggttatgagacgaaatgatcatagacgaactggtattTAGAAAAAGTGATTATCGGATCAAATATTTATTAGTCCAAATGGTTGGTTAATGAAATGTCCCTGGCTTGACTGGCATAATTAAATGATTTAATATCGACTAAATGATGGTACTAATGTAGATCTTGTGATCAGTTgatgagttggcaatagacgcaTTGGTAATTTACTTTACGATTGGCTTTTTTATATAAAAGCAAGTCGCAAAACCTGGTCGAGTGTGTTTGTGAAGGTTGATAAGATTCTAATGCAACCATGATAAATGTTATGATGGTATGTAAATGTGTGTCATTGAATAATGATGTAGATCGGTATGATAATAATCTACATGATGATGGTTGTAGATGTTGATTATtttaatgatgttgatgacgatgataatgataatcgtAATCGTAATAGATATGATGATGGAGATACCTAGAGTAACATTCACTGTTTAAAAGCTTGTCTGGTAGGAAGAGAggaatatgaatgaaatatggCACTAATGGGAGAGGAGAAACATTCCTCCTATCTCTgagaaagaaatttatttttatttatttactatcAGAGCTGAATGACAGTGTGAAAGTATGATATCACCAAGATCGTCACTTCAGGAACTTCGAAAACAAAGGAAGCACCTTGGATTCTTTTCACATAATTAATCTAATCCTAAATACCCATTTCACATGATTATTAATCTACCAGACCTCGTCTTTTTACATGACGATGAACCAACCTGTctaaactgattttttttccctttcaacTCATCTCAAAACAGCATGTTCAtattctgttttcacaaagatTTCTGTTTCATCCACAATCTTTGAAATTATGTATAATTATCAAGGCCAcacctgcatacatgtacatgtatgtttctctTAGAAATATGATGAGATCAGTAAGATATAGGCCGCTCTTTTGTGAAAGTAGCCAACATATACATTGATATAGACTTTACAGTGTGCATCgaaaaaaatttacactttgaaaaagccctgggaataaaaaaaaattacaacatGTAGCTATTTTTTTCACGTAGTGTAGCTCAATTGGTAAAACATCAGACTTGCGTCCTTAGGGTCCAGGGTTCGAGCACAGAGGTGAacatgagaattttttttattgtctttttcttttcaacatttcatgAATGTTTTTTATGACCATTACTTTGtatatacaataaaacattgacaataaaagaaagtaaaatcCCTTTTAATTTACAATATGTGTATGGCCTACACTTTTTCACAGAATtttctcatttccctctttttcaagagtattcaacatATTCTATTCGTAAGAAAAGttcagttttcatcatgatgattatattgatctcaataaacatgattGTCTTCGTGAtcatgaaa contains:
- the LOC121429412 gene encoding uncharacterized protein LOC121429412, translated to MKTLSASKYKINEFRQKKLGLLKDKYKRIKRYRERVLRRNLKKTLKRCEYFSKFDDVLKEFRDIVCHGPEYVCAVCFKLLFKNQVKKCAINNYKLQMYISTKYLHVCDSGCKKECSIYHSSRSSLWICFTCHRKLQSGTVPAEANMNNLELQEIPEELAHLNSLEQHLIALNIPFMKLLALPKGGQNGIHGPVVCVPSNTYETVNVLPRSQTEDQLIRVKLKRKLSYKGHYEYKFVNKSKILRGLHYLKMNNKYYVNVHVNDQWENVMKPTENDDETEEVIEINNKCRLREFLKGQEQQLQNILSHDEIEGEIHQNIDTNTKDSDKSDIEDEEDRFHGSHLNSCLQPADIGQEILDQYFDEIICCAPCEGKTPIRLLQDETNEAKCFPVLFPQGQPTYHDKRDQKLTLGRYLHNRLMHVDNRFAQNTDYIFYAQYSYEIQQVLSQVSIALRQSRSKKDNSSSIKASDLKCAEKIQNILKSDRGYKFLKQIRGTPPYWQKTQKDILAMVRQLGKPTWFASFSCADMRWPEMINTLLRQQGDSRKPSELDWAEKCNLIRSNPVTVARMYDKRFNTFLKKVILSPAAPIGIIDDFAFRHESQSRGSIHTHILLWVRHAPELGKDKDEEVVQFIDKYISCLNPDKNEDEELHEIVSSVQQHSKKHSKSCKKKGTVCRFNFPRPPSEKTFIIKVKDKDSSKHEETCKPPKKNENQADAKNSRKSDANELLNSVKNALSDGTEFNSAKQLFDKLGITQSQFQNAHNEIASQESIIIKRNPADVWINQFNPDLLRAWNANMDLQYVTNAYACVVYIVSYMSKAEREMGLLLSQTLSEMADGNKNAKDSMKQLGHVYLQNREVSAQESVFRVCSLKLKEYSRKVEFISVGPDPIRMSLPLSVIKSRPDCDNDDDENIWMPSKIERYKARPRNATFINMCLANFCSQYRILTACQKINKRSEHVFPLQNNLGYIQKRTRTKDAVIRYPRFSVTASPENYYMSILQLFLPHIVDEQLKPPGFKSYQEFYETGYVKLSGCEVTRVSSVVCDNMKKFEENANTIDQAQEHLERFGVPEDAWGLLCPESEVKRLELPSINVDMEDDNLAIPDLKDSPKADVCTIEIRSHKISNQDRHNMIRSLNEKQKMVFYKIRQWCLDKANGQQVQPFHIFITGGAGTGKSHLVKCLYYEATRILARILHNPDDISVLKMAPTGVAAYNINGHTIHSILSIPINAKMPYQPLSEEKISALRNKLSQLQIIIIDEISMVNQKLMYYIHSRLRQIKQSRDQTAFGCVSVIAVGDMFQLPPVWGNPLYKDTPEGSLWNDNFKKVELEQVMRQKDDTVFALLLNRLRTKDCNDIICDEDLTVLNSCVTGEECEDALHIYSCNKQVDEWNKKLLNKKCVNVMCIKAEDTERNAKNGSKIRQTPVTRCKSQLPSYLWIAVNARVMLLKNIDVSKGLTNGCFGNVTEIIKDQTDSKVVCIKVNFDKENVGIHSLDKCEEFLGNKYTRKQFPLKLAYACTIHKVQGLTLDRAVVSMKRTFQSGQAYVGLSRVSKLSGLVIESFDPKRIYCNPEIKERMKEMKEFIDKNDTEIIQHNNYTMILHNIQGLRQHFVDLNSQYQFLNSEIICLTETWINDDDTFDVFMDDFKLYHQPRRLSYNEFGTSSKFKNQSHGGVGMYIKKVNSSRLNISIDNLEFIATLISSHISVVVAVVYRPPSYNIKSFCQSLANLLNELNKSGTKCIITGDFNEDLLKGTSQIHQLMCTNGYTQHVLHATTENGTLIDHVYSKGIDSLKTEVIPIYYSYHEAIKVNF